Within the Streptomyces sp. NBC_00353 genome, the region TCGCCGATCGCGATCAGCACACCGAGGACCGCGATGAGCCCGCCCGCCAGCGCAAGCCGGCTGCCCGAACGGTCGACCACCGCCTGCACGGCGAAGCCGACGGCCAGCGGCAGCCCGGCGATGGAGCACTGGTGCAGCAGGCCCCAGGACATGGACTTGAGCTGGCCACGGATCTGGTTGCGGCCGAGCCAGAGCAGGAAGCGTGGGCCTGACCGGACATCAGGATCGCCAGGATCTGAATACGGAAGATCGCGAATCTGCATGACGTCCCATGGTTCGGAAGGGCGGAGATCTGTCGAAGACCTCGAGGAACGGGTGGGGGGACCAAACAAGGTTCGCGTCCTGCCAGGGTCCGAGGCAAACGGTTTTTCGCTCGACGGTAAAGATTCGGCTCGTATTCGCGGCGGGTCACAGGCGGTGAGTCCGGCCGCTCGACCATGGTGCGAATATGGGCGGATGCGAATAACCCGTCCGGTACGAATGGCTGTCGCGGCAGCGGCCTGCGGTCTCATGCTCACTCCTCTGACCGCGTGCGGCAGCTCGCACGCGGGGCAGCAGGACGACACGAAATCCGGCAGCGCGACGAACCGGAAGGCGCCGACCGCCGACCTGAAGCGCATTCCCGACGTGGGCGACCGGCTGTACGCGCAGATACCCGAGAACTCGCGTCAGGTCGTCGCGGTCTACGGCGTGGGCAAGCACTCGGCCGACTCCACCGTCGTGCTGTACACGAAGCACGGCGCCACCTGGGACACCACCGGCAGCTGGAAGGCCCACAACGGCAGGAAGGGCTGGACCACCGACCATCACGAGGACGACAAGCGCAGTCCGGTCGGCGTATTCACACTGACCGACGCGGGCGGTGCCCTGGCCGACCCGGGCGCCCTCCTCCCGTACACACAGTCGGCGTCGATCCAGGCACCGCGCTACTGGTCGAAGCCGTACTGGCACGACTTCGACTACGTCATCGCCATCGACTACAACCGCGTCAAGGGCACTGCGCCCAACGACCCCACGCGCCCGCTGGGACAGTCGAAGGGTGGCAGTATCTGGCTCCACATGGACCACGGCAGCGGTACGTCGGCCTGTGTGAGCCTGCCCAAATCGGCCATGCAGCTGCTGCTGCGCACCCTCGACCCGAAGCAGCACCCGGTCGTGGTGATGGGTGACAAGGCCACGCTCCGGGCGGCCTGATCACGCCACCCCTCTCGCCCGGCCACTCCTGCGAGAGGGCGCGGATCGCCGTGGGCGTGGGCATGTGCGCTCGTGCGGGGAGGCGTCAGGGCCGCGTCGCCCGCTCCAGCTCCATCAGGACCGAGTGGTACTCGCGCCCCGTGGCCCGGTCCATGCCGATCTCGCACATCCGGTTGGCAGAGAGATACGCGTCGTACTTGCGGGAGTTCACCTCGGTGGCCTCCTTCGCCGTCGCCGATGCCGTGAGTTCCTTGAGCAGCATCCCGCGGTCGCCCGCGAACGCGCAGCACCCGGCGTCGTCCGGGACGACGACCTCCTCCGCGCACGCCTCGGCGACCGTACGCAACTGCTCCACGTCACCCAGGTGCTGCATCGAACACGTCGGGTGCAGGACTGCCGAACCGGTCCTGCGCAGGATCGTCAGCTCCGGCAGCAGCTCGTCGGCCGCCCAGACGAGGGAGTCGACGACGGTCAGCTCCCGGTGCAGCTCCCGGTTGTCCTCGGTGAGGTACGGCACCACCTCATGGGCGATACCCAGCGTGCACGACGAGGCGTCGACGACCAGCGGAAGCTTGCCGCCCGCCGTCCAGCCCCAGGCGGCCTCGACGATGCGGTTGGCCATCACCGCATTGCCCTCGTCGTACCCCTTGGAGTGCCAGATCGTCGCGCAGCAGGTTCCCGCGACATCCTCCGGGATCCACACCGGCTTTCCGGCACGGGCCGAGACGGAGACGACGGCCTGCGGCAGCGAAGGGCCGCGATGGCCGTCGGGGCCGCCGAAGATCCGGTTCACGCAGGCCGGGTAGTAGACGGCGCTCGCTCCGACCCGCGAGGTGCGGGGCAGCTTGCGAGCGGCGGCGCCGGGGATCTCCGGAAGCCACTCGGGTACCAGATCGGGGCGTACGGCCTTGCGGGCGAGCCCGGTGACGGTCTCCAGCAGCCGGTCGCCGATCCTGTCCGCTGCGGCGACCGCCAGCCGCGCCGAGGCCTCCACCGCCTTGAAGTTCTTCGCTGTGAGCGCCGCGATCCGCTCCTCGCGCGGCGAGTGCCGCTGGTGGCGGAAGTCCTTCATCATGGCGCCGGTGTCGATGCCGACCGGACAGGCGAGCTTGCAGGTGGAGTCGCCCGCGCAGGTGTCGACGGCGTCGTACCCGTACGCGTCGAGCAGTGCGGTCTCCACCGGCGAATCGTTCGGCTGCCGCATCATCTCCCGCCGCAGCACGATCCGCTGGCGCGGAGTGGTGGTCAAGTCCTCGCTGGGACAGGTCGGTTCGCAGAAGCCGCACTCGATGCACGGATCGGCGATCAGCTCGACCTCGGGGATGGTCTTCAGTCCGCGCAGATGCGCCTTCGGGTCGCGGTCGAGGACGATCCGGGGCGCCAGTACCCCGTCGGGGTCGATGACCTGCTTCGTGCGCCACATCAGCTCGGTCGCCTTGGGGCCCCACTCCAGCTCCAGGAACGGAGCGATGTTGCGACCGGTGGCGTGCTCCGCCTTGAGCGAGCCGTCGAAGCGCTCCACGGTCAGTCGGCAGAAGTCGTCCATGAACGCGGCGTACCGGTCGACGTCGGACTGCTTCGCCGCGTCGAAGGCGAGCAGGAAGTGCAGATTGCCGTGTGCGGCGTGACCCGCGACGGCGGCCTCGAAGCCGTGCTCCGCCTGGAGCCGGAGGAGGGATTCGCAGGCGTCGGCGAGCAACGACGGCGGGACCGCGAAGTCCTCCGTGATCAGCGTCGTACCCGACGGGCGGGAGCCGCCGACTGCGGTGACGAAGGCTTTGCGGGCCTTCCAGTAACCGGAGATGGCCTTGGCCTCGCGGGTGAACTCATTGGTCACCGAGGCGACCGGTGCGACAAGATCCAGCCCCTCGACGGCCGCGGCCGCCGCACGCTCGTACGCCTCCTGCCCCGGCTCGTCCGGAGCCCGGAACTCCACCAGCAGCGCCGCGGTCTCCTTGGGCAGTTCGGCCCAGTCGGCCGGCACG harbors:
- a CDS encoding FAD-binding and (Fe-S)-binding domain-containing protein, with product MPLLEPKPEALRPGAARSASHDRVLDGRAAGTPEPLRGELTELLGPEKVLWKISDLVKYASDASPYRFVPQVVVVPEDIDDISAILSYAHGKGREVVFRAAGTSLNGQAQGEDILVDVRHHWTGIEVLDDGAQARIRPGTTVMRANATLARYGRLLGPDPASAIACTIGGVVANNASGMTAGTTRNSYRTVSSLTFVLPSGTVVDTADPAADELLAHAEPRLCEGLLALKAEIEADAELTARIRAKYEIKNTNGYRLDAFLDGSTPVQILRGLMVGSEGTFGFISEVVFDTLPLDRKVSSALLFFPSLTAAAAAVPRFNEAGAIAVELMDGNTLRASVSVQGVPADWAELPKETAALLVEFRAPDEPGQEAYERAAAAAVEGLDLVAPVASVTNEFTREAKAISGYWKARKAFVTAVGGSRPSGTTLITEDFAVPPSLLADACESLLRLQAEHGFEAAVAGHAAHGNLHFLLAFDAAKQSDVDRYAAFMDDFCRLTVERFDGSLKAEHATGRNIAPFLELEWGPKATELMWRTKQVIDPDGVLAPRIVLDRDPKAHLRGLKTIPEVELIADPCIECGFCEPTCPSEDLTTTPRQRIVLRREMMRQPNDSPVETALLDAYGYDAVDTCAGDSTCKLACPVGIDTGAMMKDFRHQRHSPREERIAALTAKNFKAVEASARLAVAAADRIGDRLLETVTGLARKAVRPDLVPEWLPEIPGAAARKLPRTSRVGASAVYYPACVNRIFGGPDGHRGPSLPQAVVSVSARAGKPVWIPEDVAGTCCATIWHSKGYDEGNAVMANRIVEAAWGWTAGGKLPLVVDASSCTLGIAHEVVPYLTEDNRELHRELTVVDSLVWAADELLPELTILRRTGSAVLHPTCSMQHLGDVEQLRTVAEACAEEVVVPDDAGCCAFAGDRGMLLKELTASATAKEATEVNSRKYDAYLSANRMCEIGMDRATGREYHSVLMELERATRP